The following proteins come from a genomic window of Leptospira dzoumogneensis:
- a CDS encoding cation transporter dimerization domain-containing protein — protein MVFDFSDEYKEIVQNILSDRFPQVSKIYDLKARSKGERKFLEFRLEFKKEIQTSEYPKILEFLLDDLKQEFPYTEILIYPNQG, from the coding sequence ATGGTTTTCGACTTTTCGGACGAATACAAAGAAATTGTCCAAAACATTCTTTCGGATCGGTTTCCTCAGGTTTCTAAAATTTACGATCTGAAAGCCAGATCCAAGGGAGAAAGGAAATTTCTTGAGTTCCGATTGGAATTCAAAAAGGAAATCCAGACTTCCGAATATCCTAAGATCTTGGAATTTTTACTAGACGATCTTAAACAAGAATTCCCTTATACGGAGATCCTCATTTATCCGAATCAAGGATAG
- a CDS encoding LA_2444/LA_4059 family outer membrane protein: MQTFLKLSASLFLGVFLFVSSPVFSQGKLPDPDALEKEADELEYQAGKSQVQAERRRLALLAAEKRKQAVDIRNELHDQELSKPYTRPTLDIQFAALQSTWESEVLARQKNIGVNNYNTILSTVGAYQNAQTTAAGAGVNPNLLNDSITGYSSPQGNTKTAIPIKLSYLNTAKTFGIEFNYLDLKIRPSYTTVDTASVLSALAPVQYHSVQYRRLDYSLNFAWYMHTATGRIGVAVGARNLDIISSEYGAIPGNYGFGKSEEKAGGLGPQIGVRIFKNFNAFLLGHFKADYFRTLGHYNRNTQGILNGITGPYILDTAPPGGLKENVLSRTGYEIDFGLSLLRSRWLKYTLGFQYTELISKVSGYNYNANVFPGAPGDGLFLNQVSKPLDQISTGAALRKEVHDKFYGIYLSLTLTI; encoded by the coding sequence TTGCAGACTTTTCTGAAACTTTCCGCATCCTTATTCTTAGGCGTCTTTCTATTCGTATCCAGCCCCGTATTTTCTCAGGGCAAATTACCGGATCCGGATGCCTTGGAAAAAGAAGCAGACGAGTTGGAATATCAGGCCGGTAAATCCCAGGTCCAAGCAGAAAGAAGAAGGCTCGCATTACTTGCTGCAGAAAAAAGAAAACAAGCGGTTGATATCCGAAACGAACTTCACGACCAAGAATTATCCAAACCTTATACCAGACCTACCTTAGATATTCAATTCGCAGCATTACAATCCACTTGGGAATCCGAGGTATTAGCCAGACAAAAGAATATCGGGGTCAATAATTATAATACGATCCTGTCGACAGTAGGTGCTTACCAAAATGCTCAAACCACTGCTGCAGGTGCCGGTGTAAATCCGAACTTGTTAAATGACAGTATCACAGGTTATTCCAGTCCCCAAGGAAATACTAAGACCGCAATCCCTATCAAACTTTCTTATCTGAATACTGCCAAAACTTTCGGAATAGAATTCAATTATTTAGATCTAAAGATCAGACCTTCTTATACGACTGTAGACACTGCTTCCGTATTATCTGCACTTGCTCCAGTCCAATATCATTCCGTTCAATACAGAAGATTGGATTATTCTTTGAACTTCGCTTGGTATATGCATACGGCAACCGGAAGGATCGGTGTAGCAGTAGGGGCAAGAAACCTAGATATCATTTCCAGTGAATACGGAGCGATCCCGGGAAATTATGGATTCGGAAAATCGGAAGAAAAAGCGGGAGGATTAGGTCCTCAAATCGGAGTACGGATCTTCAAAAATTTCAACGCATTCTTATTAGGACATTTTAAAGCGGATTATTTCAGGACCTTAGGACATTATAATAGGAACACCCAAGGAATTCTGAACGGGATCACTGGACCTTATATTTTAGATACTGCCCCTCCAGGCGGACTGAAAGAGAACGTTCTGAGCAGAACAGGATACGAGATCGATTTTGGTCTTTCTCTACTCAGAAGCCGCTGGTTAAAATATACTTTAGGATTCCAATACACTGAATTGATCTCAAAAGTCTCCGGTTATAATTATAATGCGAATGTTTTCCCCGGAGCGCCGGGCGATGGACTATTCCTAAATCAGGTCTCCAAACCTTTAGATCAGATCTCCACAGGCGCAGCCTTACGAAAAGAAGTGCATGATAAATTCTATGGAATTTATCTAAGTTTAACTTTGACTATTTAG
- a CDS encoding DUF6580 family putative transport protein → MSLSKNLVAFALLVFAVLSRFLPHLPNFTPVLAISIFAGVYFSNRWLAIALPLGIMLISDLVIGLHDLIPVIYGLFVVYAIVGMKIKDRLGLGSLAITGLAGSVSFFVITNFFVWLTSGMYTLNVQGLAECYIAAIPFFKYSLLGDFTYVSVLFGSFYLLEKNGFVASTQAA, encoded by the coding sequence ATGTCACTATCTAAAAATTTGGTAGCTTTCGCATTACTCGTATTTGCGGTTCTCAGTCGTTTTCTTCCTCACTTACCGAACTTCACTCCGGTTTTAGCGATATCCATTTTCGCTGGGGTTTATTTCTCTAACCGTTGGTTAGCGATCGCTCTTCCTTTGGGAATTATGCTGATCAGCGACCTAGTAATCGGTCTTCACGATTTGATCCCGGTAATTTACGGATTGTTCGTTGTGTATGCGATCGTAGGAATGAAGATCAAAGATCGTTTAGGTCTTGGTTCTTTGGCGATCACCGGTCTTGCAGGTTCGGTTTCATTCTTCGTAATCACAAACTTCTTCGTTTGGTTGACTTCAGGAATGTATACTTTGAACGTACAAGGATTAGCAGAATGTTATATTGCTGCGATCCCTTTCTTCAAATACAGCCTGCTCGGGGACTTTACTTATGTTTCCGTTCTGTTCGGTTCCTTTTATCTATTGGAAAAGAACGGATTTGTGGCTTCTACCCAAGCAGCTTAA
- the mazG gene encoding nucleoside triphosphate pyrophosphohydrolase has protein sequence MKAPDPKDYPNSMAFLQDITSKLRSPEGCPWDREQTHSTLVPYLIEESQEVVEAILKGNDEHTKEELGDLLFQVILHSQIASERGAFGLEDIAKDVAEKLVLRHPHVFDPETKDISSADEVVANWDLFKEKEKQLRQKTSKAKSILSEVPETFPSLLKAEKFQKKAAKAGFDWEDIKGVEEKLNEELQEFLDEIRGISDPSSNQIRIEEELGDLLFTIVNLARKLGVSAESSLTRTNIKFKHRIEYIEAKLGESSRKFSETPLDELEELWNQAKKPANRTQNPLEEKQSNVSDLIRGLSSYLVWKQGTETDWPKTYNFSYKSAEYSLVFSAFGSMTVLPSVDPWGRKAQPIFYLNLSEKNPKIWEDLSGNSYKTQEDIYEAILGSIRDYNKTL, from the coding sequence ATGAAAGCTCCTGACCCGAAAGACTATCCGAACTCGATGGCATTTCTCCAAGACATAACTTCCAAACTCAGAAGTCCGGAAGGTTGTCCTTGGGACAGGGAACAGACACATTCTACCTTAGTGCCCTATCTAATCGAAGAATCCCAGGAAGTCGTAGAAGCAATACTCAAAGGGAACGACGAACATACTAAGGAAGAATTGGGAGATCTATTATTCCAAGTGATACTTCATTCTCAGATCGCATCCGAAAGAGGTGCATTCGGTCTAGAAGATATTGCAAAGGATGTGGCGGAAAAACTTGTGCTTCGCCATCCTCATGTATTCGATCCGGAAACAAAGGATATCTCTTCCGCAGACGAGGTAGTCGCAAACTGGGATCTATTTAAAGAAAAAGAGAAACAACTCAGACAAAAGACTTCCAAAGCTAAATCGATCTTATCCGAAGTTCCTGAAACATTTCCGTCTCTATTAAAGGCGGAAAAATTCCAGAAGAAAGCGGCCAAGGCGGGTTTCGATTGGGAAGACATCAAAGGTGTAGAAGAAAAACTGAATGAAGAATTGCAGGAGTTCTTGGACGAGATCAGAGGAATTTCGGATCCTTCTTCCAATCAAATCAGGATAGAAGAAGAATTGGGAGATCTACTTTTTACCATCGTAAATCTGGCAAGAAAGCTGGGAGTCTCTGCGGAGTCCTCTCTTACCAGGACCAATATAAAATTCAAACATAGAATAGAATATATAGAAGCAAAACTTGGAGAATCAAGCCGTAAGTTTTCGGAAACTCCTTTAGACGAACTTGAGGAGCTTTGGAACCAAGCAAAAAAGCCTGCAAACCGAACTCAAAATCCTTTGGAAGAAAAACAGTCTAACGTTTCAGACCTTATTCGTGGACTTTCTTCTTATCTGGTTTGGAAACAAGGTACTGAAACAGACTGGCCTAAAACTTATAATTTTTCCTACAAATCGGCGGAGTACTCGTTGGTATTCTCCGCATTCGGATCTATGACTGTATTGCCAAGTGTAGACCCTTGGGGCAGAAAGGCACAACCCATCTTCTATCTGAATCTATCCGAAAAGAATCCTAAAATCTGGGAAGATTTGTCTGGAAATTCTTACAAAACCCAGGAAGATATTTACGAGGCAATCTTAGGATCTATCCGCGATTACAACAAAACGCTTTGA
- a CDS encoding response regulator, whose protein sequence is MPSEKLKILIVDTSKVILEIISSEFSSSLFEVQKVSHVEEATRLAREKKFDLITLGIHLEGGTGFDLCKKIRSKDKKEKFASSGATIIFVTSDFTEENRMIAHNAGADGFIEKTQELSSFQSTIDEIVKDLIKEKKDPSQKNPSLAKRKVLIIDDSELNLMLFRRLLESKGAEVQTAISGKHALQILEERPGDFEAIFTDMYMPGMNGNELCSIVQKNPDFSRIRLGITSAAEESSFTRDKIPSGVELFSKPYDMQEICNFLK, encoded by the coding sequence TTGCCTTCGGAAAAACTGAAAATACTGATTGTTGATACTAGCAAGGTTATCCTTGAGATCATCTCCTCCGAATTCTCCTCATCCTTATTCGAAGTCCAAAAAGTCTCTCATGTGGAAGAAGCGACACGACTTGCCAGAGAGAAAAAATTCGATCTGATCACATTAGGGATCCATTTAGAAGGCGGGACAGGTTTCGATCTATGCAAAAAGATCAGAAGCAAAGATAAGAAGGAAAAATTCGCTTCTTCCGGAGCAACAATCATATTCGTTACCTCCGATTTTACAGAGGAAAATAGAATGATCGCTCATAATGCAGGAGCTGACGGTTTCATAGAAAAAACCCAGGAATTGAGTTCCTTCCAATCCACAATAGACGAGATCGTAAAAGATCTGATCAAAGAGAAGAAGGACCCTTCTCAAAAAAACCCTAGTTTAGCAAAACGGAAAGTACTCATCATAGACGATTCGGAACTGAATCTGATGCTATTCAGAAGATTATTAGAATCGAAAGGTGCAGAGGTCCAAACTGCAATTTCCGGTAAACATGCCCTCCAAATTTTAGAAGAAAGGCCCGGAGATTTCGAGGCGATCTTTACGGATATGTACATGCCCGGAATGAATGGGAACGAACTCTGCAGCATCGTCCAAAAAAATCCGGATTTCTCTCGGATAAGATTAGGGATCACTTCTGCTGCGGAAGAATCTTCTTTTACCAGGGACAAGATCCCAAGCGGTGTGGAATTATTTTCTAAACCTTATGATATGCAAGAGATCTGCAATTTTTTGAAATAA
- a CDS encoding NADP-dependent isocitrate dehydrogenase: MAKIKVKTPLVELDGDEMTRIIWKEIKDRFIHPYLDIELDYYDLGVEYRDKTDDKVTVDSANAILKYGVGVKCATITPNQDRVVEYKLKKEWKSPNGTIRSILDGTVFRKPIIVNNIPSGVRSWEKPIVVGRHAFGDLYKDTELYIPEAGKVEIVFTSKDGKEKERVTINDFDGPGVVMGQFNLDKSIYSFAEACFNYAISEKINVWFATKDTISKKYHARFRAIFEEVSTKRAAELKAAGIEYWYYLIDDAVAQIVKNPGGMLWALMNYDGDVMSDMVASGFGSLGLMTSVLVSPDGKFEYEAAHGTVTRHYRQYQKGETTSTNSVASIFAWTGALAKRGELDGTPDVVSFAQKLEKAVIDTIQAGEMTKDLVLLTTTKGPKQLDTFQFMEAIQKRL; encoded by the coding sequence ATGGCTAAAATTAAGGTGAAAACTCCTCTCGTCGAGCTCGACGGGGACGAGATGACACGTATAATTTGGAAAGAAATTAAGGATCGTTTCATTCATCCTTATCTTGATATTGAATTAGATTATTATGATCTAGGCGTTGAATACCGCGATAAAACCGACGATAAAGTCACCGTAGATTCCGCTAATGCTATTTTAAAATACGGGGTCGGCGTTAAGTGCGCTACAATCACTCCGAACCAAGATCGAGTGGTTGAATACAAACTCAAAAAAGAATGGAAGTCCCCGAACGGGACAATTCGTTCCATTTTGGACGGAACCGTTTTTCGTAAACCGATCATCGTAAACAATATTCCTTCCGGAGTTAGATCCTGGGAAAAACCGATCGTAGTAGGTCGTCACGCATTCGGTGACTTATACAAAGATACCGAACTTTATATTCCGGAAGCCGGTAAAGTAGAGATCGTTTTCACAAGCAAAGACGGAAAAGAAAAAGAAAGAGTTACCATCAACGATTTCGACGGACCTGGTGTAGTGATGGGACAGTTCAACTTGGACAAGTCCATCTATAGCTTCGCAGAAGCTTGTTTCAACTATGCGATCTCCGAAAAGATCAACGTATGGTTTGCGACTAAAGATACCATCTCTAAAAAATACCACGCTCGTTTCCGCGCGATCTTCGAAGAAGTTTCCACTAAAAGAGCTGCAGAACTAAAAGCTGCAGGGATCGAATACTGGTACTACTTAATCGACGACGCAGTCGCTCAGATCGTTAAGAACCCAGGCGGAATGCTTTGGGCTCTAATGAACTATGACGGAGACGTGATGTCCGATATGGTGGCTTCCGGATTCGGATCATTAGGACTAATGACTTCTGTTCTTGTTTCTCCAGACGGAAAATTCGAATACGAAGCGGCACACGGAACTGTGACTCGTCACTACCGACAGTACCAAAAAGGAGAAACCACTTCTACTAACTCTGTAGCTTCTATCTTTGCATGGACCGGAGCTCTTGCTAAGAGGGGAGAATTGGATGGGACTCCTGATGTTGTTTCCTTTGCTCAAAAATTGGAGAAGGCGGTAATCGACACTATCCAAGCGGGAGAGATGACCAAGGACTTAGTCCTACTTACCACAACCAAAGGCCCGAAACAATTGGATACCTTCCAGTTTATGGAGGCGATCCAAAAACGCCTTTAG
- a CDS encoding VOC family protein yields MEVNHIGITSRDPEVSANFYREIFGLPQEEETEKAAKVLGIGKSNIAIYGEKDDPSSPVFESGCDFAIRVDPKSFREIEQRLFSQRLEYGVRKSSKTLFLNFQDPDGYLVELMCEEE; encoded by the coding sequence ATGGAAGTAAATCATATCGGTATCACCTCCCGTGATCCGGAAGTAAGTGCGAATTTTTATCGTGAAATTTTCGGTCTCCCCCAAGAGGAGGAGACCGAAAAAGCCGCGAAAGTTTTAGGCATCGGAAAATCGAATATAGCGATTTATGGAGAGAAGGATGATCCTTCTTCTCCCGTATTTGAGTCCGGCTGTGACTTTGCTATCAGAGTGGATCCGAAAAGTTTTAGAGAGATCGAACAAAGATTATTCTCTCAAAGATTGGAATACGGTGTTCGTAAATCTTCTAAGACACTTTTTCTAAATTTCCAAGACCCGGATGGTTACCTGGTTGAACTCATGTGCGAAGAGGAATAG
- a CDS encoding RNA polymerase sigma factor → MGSLDTIYRRERDRILAWVRSRVADPEEAEDLLQESFLTAVTELDSAGSIEYLLAYVYAVLRNKVGDWYRFKKAGKYSNSRLEQEFFLEDALPDRAAGPEKEFYRSLVLQELAIAVEELPEEQKSAFVQNVFEGKSFREISEATGIPEGTLSARKSYAKDFLAKRLKDLKVFFLEEF, encoded by the coding sequence TTGGGATCCTTGGACACGATATACAGACGGGAAAGAGATAGAATCCTCGCATGGGTTCGTTCCAGGGTTGCGGATCCGGAAGAAGCAGAAGATCTTCTTCAGGAATCTTTTTTAACCGCTGTGACCGAACTGGATTCCGCTGGGTCTATCGAATATCTTTTAGCTTATGTGTATGCGGTTCTTCGAAATAAGGTCGGGGACTGGTACAGATTTAAAAAAGCGGGGAAGTATTCTAACTCTCGTTTAGAGCAGGAGTTTTTCTTAGAGGATGCGTTACCTGATAGAGCGGCGGGACCTGAAAAGGAATTTTACAGAAGTCTTGTGCTCCAGGAATTAGCGATCGCTGTAGAAGAGCTGCCTGAAGAACAAAAATCAGCGTTTGTACAAAACGTGTTCGAAGGAAAATCCTTCAGAGAAATTTCGGAAGCCACCGGAATTCCGGAAGGAACTCTCTCAGCACGAAAATCTTACGCTAAGGATTTTTTAGCAAAACGTTTGAAGGACCTAAAGGTTTTCTTTCTGGAAGAGTTTTGA
- a CDS encoding LIC_13246 family protein codes for MKAKRSEEIEEHFGWMKLKTDQLGFLGIIHSVNRFYDSLQGSQSNELRYFRRKLVRTDFRYSKIFMKKFGDYEYLIYARIETRGKSESDSWIHIDGIRMERDEMKAKGVKDHPSYEIRCLSDIFESSCVPASKSEEDKIDLDCS; via the coding sequence ATGAAGGCTAAAAGAAGCGAAGAAATAGAAGAACATTTCGGTTGGATGAAATTAAAAACGGATCAATTGGGTTTTTTAGGAATTATACATTCCGTAAATAGATTCTACGATTCCCTGCAAGGTTCCCAATCCAATGAGCTTCGTTACTTCCGAAGAAAATTAGTAAGAACGGATTTTAGATATTCTAAAATTTTTATGAAGAAGTTCGGAGATTACGAATATCTGATCTATGCTCGGATAGAGACCCGAGGAAAATCGGAATCGGATTCTTGGATACATATAGATGGTATCAGAATGGAAAGGGACGAAATGAAAGCAAAAGGAGTAAAGGATCATCCCTCTTATGAAATTAGATGCTTGAGTGATATTTTCGAATCTTCCTGCGTGCCTGCATCCAAATCGGAGGAGGACAAAATAGATTTGGATTGTAGTTAA
- a CDS encoding apolipoprotein N-acyltransferase has product MDSFLHRFREFQKTLFFDFFCFLWLGIFAFLAFAPFYLSHLVWIAPFGLFWITHKYSGRYWRLLGYGFLFGVFFYAIAFHWIHHMAMVFGNFPWPLAFIILLLAGVLFGAKFPIFLISYSFLSRRAGKHSVWVAGVCGMAADMIGYQLFPWYWGNLAAGNIILAQTVEITGVYGLSFLVFVISYTLFETNLLHLPEILRSKDKRSHFIKFWSLPFALLLLFVIVGSSLYIKWKNVTPTKTLEVLVVQPDAPMSIRDERGRSPREVIEDLMGRMDKMVENAVQRAGKNPDLIVLPEAGIPYFSANRELLKIRMGDRIYWPRFDSLMVSFANRYKATVFFNEIDAAYKTKSSGREYLRYFNNNVVYDPNGVRRQAYQKQYLVMFGETMPFEFMYDLSPQTGRFDPGESFDLLHYYSDIPKENPTTVLPVTWEKTEGLDAEFVRNYYSPTHTELKDEGAFLPLICYEVIVPEFVRKFKDSGNPQFIANLTNDKWYGTTTESDQHFELGRLRAIEWRRWLVRSTNSGISGYVDHLGHFIEGKSTSLMKAETSWQQIQVIDSPPGFYILYGNLIPWIMIVLTAVYYGNLLLRNNRSET; this is encoded by the coding sequence ATGGATTCTTTTTTACATCGTTTTAGAGAGTTTCAAAAAACACTGTTTTTCGACTTCTTCTGTTTTCTCTGGCTGGGGATATTTGCGTTCTTAGCCTTTGCTCCTTTTTATCTCAGCCATTTAGTTTGGATCGCTCCTTTCGGTCTATTTTGGATCACTCATAAATATTCCGGAAGATATTGGAGATTGTTAGGATACGGTTTCCTATTTGGGGTATTCTTCTATGCGATCGCATTCCATTGGATCCATCATATGGCGATGGTTTTCGGGAATTTCCCCTGGCCTCTTGCATTTATCATTCTTCTCTTGGCAGGAGTTTTGTTCGGAGCTAAGTTCCCGATCTTCTTAATCTCTTACTCCTTTCTTTCCAGAAGAGCAGGTAAACATAGCGTTTGGGTAGCGGGTGTCTGCGGAATGGCTGCGGATATGATCGGTTACCAATTGTTTCCTTGGTATTGGGGAAATTTGGCGGCAGGGAATATCATACTCGCTCAAACTGTGGAGATCACGGGAGTTTACGGACTTTCATTCTTAGTATTCGTAATTTCTTATACACTTTTTGAAACGAATCTGTTGCATCTTCCCGAGATCTTAAGATCCAAAGATAAAAGATCCCATTTTATAAAATTCTGGTCCTTACCATTTGCGTTACTTCTTCTTTTCGTGATCGTTGGCTCTAGTTTGTATATAAAATGGAAGAATGTAACCCCGACTAAAACTCTCGAAGTTCTAGTAGTCCAGCCGGATGCTCCTATGAGTATTCGTGACGAAAGAGGAAGATCTCCTAGAGAAGTGATCGAAGATCTGATGGGCAGAATGGACAAGATGGTGGAGAATGCCGTCCAAAGAGCAGGTAAAAATCCTGACCTGATCGTTCTGCCGGAAGCTGGAATTCCTTATTTTTCAGCGAACCGCGAATTGTTAAAGATCAGAATGGGAGATCGAATCTATTGGCCTAGGTTTGATTCCTTGATGGTTTCATTTGCGAATAGATATAAAGCTACCGTATTCTTTAATGAAATAGACGCGGCTTATAAAACCAAAAGTTCCGGAAGGGAATATCTCAGGTATTTTAATAATAACGTAGTATACGATCCGAATGGTGTCAGAAGACAAGCCTACCAAAAACAATATTTGGTAATGTTTGGAGAGACGATGCCTTTCGAGTTCATGTACGATCTTAGTCCTCAAACCGGAAGGTTCGATCCGGGAGAATCTTTCGATCTTCTACATTATTATTCTGATATTCCTAAAGAAAATCCTACAACCGTTCTGCCTGTTACTTGGGAAAAAACAGAAGGGTTGGATGCTGAATTTGTAAGAAATTATTATTCTCCAACTCATACTGAATTAAAGGACGAAGGTGCTTTTCTTCCTTTGATCTGCTATGAAGTGATCGTTCCTGAATTTGTGAGAAAGTTCAAAGACTCCGGAAATCCTCAGTTCATTGCGAATCTTACCAATGATAAATGGTACGGGACCACTACTGAAAGTGACCAGCATTTCGAGTTAGGAAGATTGAGAGCGATAGAATGGAGAAGGTGGCTGGTCCGTTCTACTAACTCCGGAATTTCAGGTTATGTAGATCATCTGGGACATTTTATAGAAGGCAAATCCACTTCTCTAATGAAAGCGGAAACCAGTTGGCAGCAGATCCAAGTGATCGATTCTCCTCCCGGTTTTTATATTCTATATGGAAACCTGATCCCTTGGATCATGATCGTCCTGACGGCAGTATATTACGGAAATCTGCTGCTTCGTAATAATAGATCTGAAACCTAA
- the murA gene encoding UDP-N-acetylglucosamine 1-carboxyvinyltransferase, with product MSSPYFKIVGKNPLHGTVMPQGNKNEALPILGAVCLVPGEVIIENIPQISDVLMLMDVLRHLGMEVEDKGEGTFLFRNNGELKSDLPAELCSKIRGAVTLAGPILAKTGRVFLPRPGGDKIGRRRMDTHLLALQALGAQIEVFPDGYEIKGDRLRGTDLLMDEASVTATENAVMAAVLSEGVTILRHAASEPHVQRLCKFLVSAGAKISGIGSNILTIEGVSSLKTPEKPHRIGSDYLEIGSFISLAAVTGGEIFIGDVELEDIRMIRMVYSRLGIEVRPQDGGILVPSDQKMEIIPDYHGATPKIDDSPWPGFPADMTSVALVTATQCKGTVLIHEKMFESRLFFVDNIISMGAQIILCDPHRAIVIGPNRLYGQKVASPDIRAGMAMIIAALCAEGTSSIHNIVQIDRGFQDIDTRLRSLGAHIERIGEE from the coding sequence ATGAGCTCTCCATACTTCAAAATTGTCGGTAAAAATCCTCTTCACGGAACTGTAATGCCCCAAGGGAATAAAAACGAGGCCCTACCTATTTTAGGCGCTGTCTGTTTAGTTCCCGGCGAAGTGATTATCGAAAATATTCCCCAGATCTCAGACGTTCTGATGCTCATGGACGTTCTACGCCATTTAGGAATGGAAGTAGAAGATAAGGGAGAAGGTACGTTTTTATTTCGTAATAATGGAGAACTAAAATCCGATCTTCCTGCAGAACTATGTTCCAAGATCAGAGGAGCTGTCACACTTGCAGGACCGATCCTTGCCAAAACCGGAAGAGTGTTTTTACCAAGACCGGGCGGAGACAAGATCGGCCGACGAAGAATGGACACACATCTTCTCGCACTCCAAGCACTTGGTGCTCAGATAGAAGTATTTCCGGACGGTTACGAGATAAAAGGTGATAGACTCAGAGGTACGGACCTTCTTATGGACGAGGCATCCGTTACTGCCACGGAAAACGCAGTCATGGCCGCGGTTCTTTCAGAAGGTGTAACCATCTTACGTCATGCGGCTAGCGAACCTCATGTGCAAAGGCTTTGTAAATTTTTAGTTTCTGCAGGTGCAAAAATTTCGGGGATCGGATCCAACATTCTTACGATCGAAGGTGTAAGCTCCTTAAAAACTCCCGAAAAACCTCATAGGATCGGATCCGATTATTTAGAGATCGGAAGTTTTATCAGTTTAGCTGCAGTCACAGGTGGAGAAATTTTTATCGGAGATGTGGAGCTGGAAGATATCCGGATGATCCGCATGGTATATTCCCGCTTAGGGATAGAAGTTCGTCCTCAAGACGGAGGTATTTTAGTTCCTTCCGACCAAAAAATGGAGATCATTCCTGACTATCATGGAGCCACTCCTAAAATAGACGATTCTCCTTGGCCTGGTTTCCCTGCGGATATGACTTCCGTTGCGTTAGTCACCGCTACACAATGTAAAGGAACAGTTCTAATTCACGAAAAAATGTTCGAGTCTAGATTATTCTTCGTAGATAATATAATCTCGATGGGCGCTCAAATTATTCTCTGCGATCCGCATAGAGCGATCGTGATCGGACCGAATCGTCTTTACGGACAAAAAGTGGCAAGTCCTGATATCAGAGCAGGAATGGCGATGATCATCGCGGCGCTTTGCGCAGAAGGTACCAGCTCCATCCATAATATCGTTCAGATAGACAGAGGATTCCAGGACATAGATACTAGACTTAGATCTCTAGGCGCTCATATTGAGAGGATAGGTGAAGAATGA
- a CDS encoding 4Fe-4S dicluster domain-containing protein encodes MNRKDFFRKGLAKAFSVMEEGVNEISETWNSVVEDKKAEPEKVPPKKTQIKVPKPKTVKSKFKGFRNLQFPPGADSKGKRFFSKCTACSDCIYACPYSVLFPVPDDTTGKHFPHMDVNLNACMLCKDYPCISACQTGALLPYKENQSPKFGKAKGFFQHCINSRTGEKTCETCAITCPIPNVVQFKGNKPSFSNDCVGCGLCVSSCPTFPKAIQVQ; translated from the coding sequence ATGAACCGAAAAGACTTCTTCCGGAAAGGCTTAGCAAAAGCTTTTTCCGTAATGGAAGAAGGCGTTAATGAAATTTCGGAAACCTGGAATTCTGTAGTAGAAGATAAAAAAGCAGAACCGGAAAAGGTCCCGCCTAAAAAAACTCAGATCAAGGTCCCAAAACCTAAAACCGTAAAAAGTAAATTTAAAGGTTTTAGAAATTTACAATTTCCTCCCGGAGCGGACTCAAAAGGAAAACGTTTCTTTTCCAAATGTACTGCTTGCAGTGATTGTATCTACGCTTGTCCTTATTCAGTTCTGTTTCCGGTTCCTGACGATACGACAGGCAAACATTTTCCTCATATGGATGTGAATCTGAATGCATGTATGTTATGCAAAGATTATCCATGTATCTCCGCTTGCCAAACAGGTGCACTTTTACCTTATAAAGAAAATCAATCTCCTAAATTCGGGAAAGCAAAAGGTTTCTTCCAACATTGTATCAATTCCAGAACGGGAGAAAAAACCTGTGAGACCTGCGCGATCACTTGCCCGATCCCGAATGTAGTCCAATTCAAAGGAAACAAACCAAGTTTTTCGAATGATTGTGTTGGCTGCGGATTATGTGTTTCTTCTTGTCCCACATTTCCTAAGGCAATCCAAGTACAATGA